The following coding sequences lie in one Mesorhizobium sp. NZP2298 genomic window:
- a CDS encoding aldehyde dehydrogenase family protein has protein sequence MTIRFDAVPPLDPKVAAFVGGSHAMLIGNAWLPAASGKTLEVVDPSDGRIIAAVPAGDSADVDLAVKAARKAIDGPWSKMVPAERARLIWRLADLIDANVDMLATLNSYESGKPIGDSRKGEVPFTAETFRYYAGWATKINGETMTINAPGDWHAYTRREPVGVVGQIIPWNFPLSMLAWKVAPALAAGCTIVLKPAEQTPLGALYFGKLVQDAGFPEGVVNILTGFGETVGAAMSAHPDIDKVAFTGSTEVGRLIARAATGNLKKVSLELGGKAPTIVLGDADIDMAVAGASSAAFFNAGQSCGAGTRFFVHKKIYDKVMSGIAARAEKLKLGAGLDPATELGPVVSQQQMERITRLISEGRSDGAEIVTGGTRAGDTGYFVKPTVISRTRPDMSVIREEIFGPVACAMPFDDEDLDKLAKDANDTEYGLAASIWTNNLGAAHRLAAKIKSGTVWVNCHNFNDVTMPFGGFKQSGWGRELGEQALQLYTETKTVAIRLP, from the coding sequence ATGACCATACGTTTCGATGCCGTGCCGCCACTCGATCCCAAGGTGGCGGCGTTCGTCGGCGGCAGCCATGCGATGCTTATCGGCAATGCGTGGCTACCGGCGGCCTCGGGAAAGACGTTGGAAGTGGTCGATCCTTCGGACGGCCGGATCATTGCCGCCGTGCCGGCCGGCGACAGCGCCGATGTGGATCTGGCGGTCAAGGCCGCGCGCAAGGCGATCGATGGTCCATGGTCGAAAATGGTGCCGGCCGAGCGCGCCAGGCTGATCTGGAGACTCGCCGATCTGATCGATGCTAATGTCGATATGCTGGCGACGCTCAATTCCTATGAGAGCGGCAAGCCGATTGGCGATTCCCGCAAAGGCGAAGTGCCGTTCACGGCAGAGACGTTCCGCTACTATGCGGGGTGGGCCACGAAGATCAATGGCGAGACGATGACGATCAACGCGCCCGGCGACTGGCATGCCTACACCCGCCGCGAGCCGGTCGGCGTCGTCGGCCAGATCATCCCGTGGAACTTCCCGCTCAGCATGCTTGCCTGGAAGGTGGCACCGGCACTGGCGGCCGGCTGCACGATCGTGCTCAAACCAGCCGAGCAGACGCCGCTCGGCGCGCTTTATTTCGGCAAGCTGGTCCAGGACGCCGGCTTTCCGGAAGGCGTGGTCAACATCCTGACCGGTTTTGGCGAAACCGTCGGTGCGGCGATGTCTGCCCATCCCGACATCGACAAGGTGGCATTCACCGGTTCGACCGAAGTTGGCAGGCTGATTGCCCGCGCCGCGACCGGCAATCTCAAGAAGGTCAGCCTGGAACTTGGCGGCAAGGCGCCGACCATCGTGCTGGGCGACGCCGATATCGACATGGCGGTGGCGGGCGCCTCGAGCGCGGCATTCTTCAATGCCGGGCAGAGCTGCGGCGCGGGAACGCGTTTCTTCGTTCACAAGAAGATCTATGACAAGGTCATGTCCGGGATCGCGGCGCGCGCCGAAAAGCTGAAGCTCGGCGCCGGGCTTGATCCTGCGACGGAGCTTGGTCCCGTCGTCTCTCAGCAGCAGATGGAACGCATCACCCGGCTGATCTCGGAAGGCAGGAGCGATGGCGCCGAGATCGTCACCGGTGGCACACGGGCCGGTGACACCGGCTATTTCGTCAAGCCGACGGTCATTTCCCGCACGCGGCCGGACATGTCGGTGATCCGCGAAGAGATATTCGGGCCGGTGGCCTGCGCGATGCCGTTCGACGACGAGGACCTGGACAAACTCGCCAAGGATGCCAACGACACCGAGTATGGCCTTGCTGCATCGATCTGGACCAACAATCTGGGCGCCGCGCATCGGCTGGCCGCGAAGATCAAATCCGGCACGGTCTGGGTGAACTGCCATAACTTCAACGACGTCACCATGCCCTTCGGCGGTTTCAAGCAATCGGGCTGGGGGCGAGAACTTGGCGAACAGGCGCTCCAGCTTTACACCGAGACCAAGACCGTCGCGATCCGGCTGCCATAG
- a CDS encoding ABC transporter substrate-binding protein has translation MLRSLAVVATIASFSPAFAGGVDELPKNIQDELYNKDMMDPMQPLAESAYRDWKPKKGPPWTIGYASSYAGNTWRADVMKRLQEELIPKWKKLGLVKDVIITQSNLNDSTQIQQMRQLVDQGVDAIIVCCSNPTSLNQTVEYAHQRDIPVFSATGYLTSPYAVNASANFVVGGSMLGEWMAKQINGKGNVLVVEGIPGASASDSQNVGVLKALAKYPDIKVVGQVAGMWTDQVAQSEIQKWLATNPGDLNGIIIQSASELGALRALQQSGRDMVPFSIGGEIGALCYWRNNKDFVSQAVQAWPPGDDFEFAWNIMMRTLQGQGPKVQSILTKPQTLTYEQLEKAVPADCSEDSDGWYNVGAENWASKDYLDQFFLRPADPETFKAQ, from the coding sequence ATGTTGCGATCGCTTGCCGTTGTCGCAACGATCGCCAGCTTCAGTCCGGCATTTGCCGGTGGCGTGGATGAGCTGCCCAAGAACATCCAGGACGAACTTTACAACAAGGACATGATGGATCCGATGCAGCCGCTCGCGGAGAGTGCGTATCGCGACTGGAAGCCAAAGAAGGGTCCGCCGTGGACGATCGGCTATGCGAGCTCATATGCGGGCAATACGTGGCGCGCTGATGTGATGAAACGTCTGCAGGAGGAGCTCATTCCGAAATGGAAGAAGCTCGGCCTCGTCAAGGACGTGATCATTACCCAGTCGAACCTGAACGACTCCACGCAGATCCAGCAGATGCGGCAGCTTGTCGACCAGGGCGTCGACGCAATCATCGTCTGCTGCTCCAATCCGACCTCGCTGAACCAGACCGTTGAATACGCTCACCAGCGTGACATACCGGTGTTTTCGGCCACCGGGTACCTGACATCTCCATATGCTGTGAACGCCTCCGCGAATTTCGTGGTGGGTGGCAGCATGCTCGGCGAATGGATGGCCAAGCAGATCAATGGCAAGGGCAACGTCCTTGTTGTGGAAGGCATTCCCGGCGCTTCGGCATCGGATTCCCAGAACGTTGGCGTGCTGAAGGCTCTGGCGAAATACCCTGACATCAAGGTGGTGGGTCAAGTCGCCGGCATGTGGACCGACCAGGTTGCCCAGTCCGAGATCCAGAAATGGCTGGCCACCAATCCGGGCGATCTGAACGGCATCATCATCCAGTCGGCGTCTGAGCTGGGTGCCTTGCGCGCTCTGCAACAGAGTGGACGCGACATGGTGCCGTTCTCGATCGGCGGCGAAATCGGTGCGCTTTGCTATTGGCGCAACAACAAGGATTTCGTCAGCCAAGCGGTCCAGGCATGGCCCCCAGGTGATGATTTCGAGTTCGCATGGAACATCATGATGCGCACTCTTCAGGGACAGGGGCCGAAGGTCCAGTCCATCCTCACGAAGCCGCAGACGCTCACTTACGAGCAGCTCGAAAAGGCCGTCCCGGCCGACTGCAGCGAAGACTCTGACGGCTGGTACAACGTCGGCGCCGAGAACTGGGCAAGCAAGGATTACCTGGACCAGTTTTTCCTGCGCCCGGCTGATCCCGAGACCTTCAAGGCGCAGTGA
- a CDS encoding SMP-30/gluconolactonase/LRE family protein translates to MSCYEMIDARFGDLIDPVAFLETIHTGNRWAEGPVYFADLRSLIWSDIPNDRMLRWDEETGAVSLFRGHVSNPNGNTRDRSGRLVTCMQGERRVVRTEWDGSITVLASAYDGKPLNSPNDVVVKSDGSIWFTDPNYGIISDYVGRKGLQEQPGCRVYRIDPVSGKITVVADDFSMPNGLAFSPDEKRLYISDSGFLTDRSAPHHVRQFDVDGDRLANSRIFADISPGIPDGFRVDVTGNLWISAWDGVQCHTPEGELIGKIQVPEMVANLAFGGPRNNRLFITATTSVYAVFLNVRGQKYPFGT, encoded by the coding sequence ATGTCCTGCTACGAGATGATCGATGCGCGGTTCGGGGATCTGATCGATCCCGTCGCATTCCTCGAAACCATCCACACGGGAAATCGCTGGGCGGAGGGACCGGTCTATTTCGCCGACCTTCGCTCGTTGATCTGGAGCGATATTCCCAATGACCGCATGCTGCGCTGGGACGAGGAGACGGGGGCGGTTTCGCTGTTCCGGGGCCATGTCTCCAACCCGAACGGCAACACGCGCGACCGTAGTGGAAGGCTGGTCACCTGCATGCAGGGGGAACGCCGTGTCGTGCGTACCGAATGGGATGGCTCCATCACGGTGCTGGCCTCCGCCTACGATGGCAAGCCGCTGAATTCGCCGAACGATGTGGTCGTGAAGTCCGACGGCAGCATCTGGTTCACCGATCCAAACTACGGGATCATCTCCGACTATGTCGGGCGCAAGGGCCTGCAGGAGCAGCCGGGCTGCCGCGTCTACAGGATCGATCCGGTATCGGGGAAGATCACCGTCGTTGCCGATGATTTCTCCATGCCGAACGGGCTCGCCTTCTCGCCCGACGAGAAGCGCCTTTATATCTCGGACTCCGGCTTTCTAACCGACCGCAGCGCTCCCCATCACGTCAGGCAGTTTGACGTTGACGGCGACAGATTGGCAAATTCCCGCATCTTCGCCGACATATCGCCTGGCATTCCGGATGGTTTTCGCGTTGATGTTACGGGCAATCTCTGGATCAGCGCATGGGATGGCGTACAATGCCATACGCCCGAAGGTGAACTCATCGGGAAAATCCAGGTACCGGAAATGGTTGCGAACCTGGCCTTTGGCGGGCCGCGCAACAATCGGCTGTTCATCACGGCGACAACATCGGTCTATGCCGTGTTTCTGAATGTCCGAGGCCAGAAGTACCCGTTCGGCACGTGA
- a CDS encoding YbhB/YbcL family Raf kinase inhibitor-like protein translates to MSYPTVELSSVRKTFGPTVALGGCNLTAYAGEVHAIIGGNGSGKSTLAKVISGVLIPDSGQVSILGKSATSPHEARQLGISNVFQEVLVADECSVLDNLYLGADSLLGSSMNREEKEAKAAALMRELLGFDIDLSGLVGELPLSVKQWVTIARALLTDPKVLILDESSAALDFDSTERLFRKMRQLKQRGASILIVTHRIAELVRIADRATVLRDGVDVGKLAKEEITESRILELIAGAERSGTSRDQPLPTRLGDRPVLRATDLRVWSDAAAVNFAVYPGEVIGITGLDGQGQADFVRCIAGIQSPIAGRLVVVSDGKASEVTDLASARRNNISYVSGDRKKEGIFANLSIYENLLLPVYREFRSGGVLNFINRTKLTPVFEWESSKLAVKMGSPQNLITSLSGGNQQKVLIARAFAEKPVVLVLNDPARGIDVGAKLDLYRNLKEFAARGNAVVFLSSELEEFLNLCTRVHVFRNGAISADFEPPFDGHVILNAMFGRRATARLPGEAANENDPDSPMPVADSHSPRLEQGRPVPRSVTLLNQEVNHMAATPSFVLSCPDIAPGRVIPDRFAEDNRLSPRLVWSGPPEGTRSFALAITDPDLPEAFNFPRSFAHWLVANIPAELRELPEGASGSLGMPHGAVEFNSDFVTFRIPGFGKGYGGPWPPDRAHRYFFTLYALKVDKVELPAEADFAVFAAAVMPVAIDAASFVAVYGPAKKSLPG, encoded by the coding sequence ATGTCGTACCCCACGGTTGAACTCTCATCGGTCAGGAAGACCTTCGGGCCGACGGTAGCGCTCGGCGGGTGCAACCTGACGGCCTATGCGGGCGAGGTTCACGCGATCATTGGTGGTAATGGCTCGGGCAAAAGCACGCTCGCGAAGGTTATTTCGGGCGTTCTGATTCCGGACAGCGGACAGGTCTCAATCCTGGGAAAGTCGGCAACGTCTCCACACGAAGCGCGCCAGCTGGGCATCTCCAATGTTTTTCAGGAGGTGCTTGTTGCAGATGAGTGCTCGGTGCTGGACAACCTTTACCTAGGGGCGGACAGCCTGCTGGGTTCATCCATGAACCGGGAGGAAAAGGAAGCCAAGGCAGCCGCGCTGATGCGCGAGCTCCTCGGTTTCGACATCGACCTCTCCGGCCTCGTGGGCGAGCTGCCCCTGAGCGTCAAACAGTGGGTCACGATCGCCAGGGCTCTCCTTACCGATCCAAAGGTCCTGATCCTCGATGAGTCGTCTGCCGCGCTCGACTTTGATTCCACGGAGAGGCTGTTCCGTAAGATGCGGCAGTTGAAGCAAAGGGGGGCGAGCATTCTGATCGTCACCCACCGTATCGCCGAGCTGGTGCGTATTGCAGACCGCGCGACGGTCCTGCGCGACGGCGTGGATGTCGGCAAGCTGGCTAAAGAGGAGATCACCGAGTCCAGGATTCTCGAGCTCATTGCCGGCGCCGAGCGCAGCGGGACCAGCCGTGATCAGCCTTTGCCGACGCGTCTTGGCGACCGACCGGTCCTGCGCGCGACTGATCTTCGGGTCTGGTCAGACGCTGCGGCTGTCAATTTCGCGGTGTACCCTGGCGAGGTCATCGGGATCACCGGCCTGGACGGGCAAGGGCAGGCGGACTTCGTAAGGTGCATCGCCGGCATCCAGTCTCCGATTGCCGGCCGGCTGGTGGTGGTTAGTGACGGCAAGGCCAGCGAGGTTACTGATCTTGCATCGGCGCGACGAAACAACATCAGCTACGTGAGCGGCGATCGCAAGAAAGAAGGCATCTTTGCCAATCTGAGCATATACGAAAATCTGCTGCTCCCAGTGTATCGCGAGTTCCGATCCGGCGGTGTGCTGAACTTCATCAACCGGACCAAGCTGACGCCGGTTTTCGAGTGGGAGTCCAGCAAACTGGCCGTCAAGATGGGGAGCCCCCAGAACCTGATCACATCGCTGTCAGGCGGCAACCAGCAGAAGGTGCTGATTGCCAGGGCCTTTGCCGAAAAGCCGGTGGTTTTGGTGCTCAACGATCCGGCCCGCGGCATCGACGTCGGGGCCAAGCTGGACCTCTACCGCAACCTCAAGGAATTCGCGGCCCGCGGCAACGCGGTGGTGTTCCTATCCAGCGAGCTCGAAGAATTCCTGAACCTGTGCACGCGGGTTCACGTGTTTCGCAATGGCGCGATTTCGGCTGATTTTGAGCCGCCGTTCGACGGACATGTCATCCTCAACGCCATGTTCGGTCGCCGCGCAACGGCGCGGTTGCCCGGGGAGGCCGCCAACGAGAATGATCCGGACAGTCCGATGCCGGTCGCAGATAGCCACAGTCCGAGACTTGAGCAGGGCCGGCCGGTGCCGAGGTCTGTGACCCTGCTGAACCAGGAGGTGAACCATATGGCGGCAACACCATCTTTCGTACTGAGTTGTCCGGATATTGCGCCGGGGCGCGTTATCCCCGACCGGTTCGCCGAAGACAACCGCCTCTCGCCCAGGTTGGTTTGGTCAGGTCCTCCAGAAGGCACGCGCAGCTTCGCGTTGGCCATCACCGATCCTGATCTGCCAGAAGCATTTAATTTTCCCCGCTCGTTTGCACACTGGCTGGTGGCAAACATTCCGGCGGAACTTAGGGAACTGCCGGAAGGGGCGAGCGGGAGCTTGGGAATGCCGCACGGCGCTGTCGAGTTCAACAGCGACTTCGTGACGTTCAGGATCCCGGGATTTGGCAAGGGATACGGCGGACCTTGGCCGCCGGATCGAGCGCACCGGTATTTCTTCACGCTCTATGCGCTGAAGGTGGACAAGGTCGAGTTGCCGGCCGAAGCCGATTTCGCGGTATTCGCGGCTGCAGTGATGCCGGTTGCGATCGATGCGGCGTCGTTCGTGGCAGTTTACGGGCCCGCAAAGAAGTCATTGCCCGGTTAG
- a CDS encoding carboxymuconolactone decarboxylase family protein, protein MGKDVFDKGFEIRKSVLGAEFVEKSFASADDFNRPLQELVTEYCWGAVWGRDTLDKKTRSMLNLAMLAALNRPHELKMHVKGALTNGVTKDEIREVLLQVVIYAGVPAGVDSFRVAREALQEVGA, encoded by the coding sequence ATGGGCAAAGATGTATTCGACAAGGGTTTTGAAATCCGCAAATCGGTTCTGGGCGCGGAATTCGTCGAGAAGTCCTTCGCCAGCGCCGACGATTTCAATCGTCCGCTGCAGGAACTCGTGACGGAATATTGCTGGGGCGCCGTCTGGGGCCGCGACACGCTCGACAAGAAGACCCGCAGCATGCTGAACCTCGCCATGCTCGCTGCCCTCAATCGTCCGCACGAACTGAAGATGCATGTCAAGGGCGCGCTGACCAACGGTGTGACCAAGGACGAGATCCGCGAAGTGCTTCTACAGGTCGTGATCTATGCCGGCGTGCCCGCAGGCGTCGATTCCTTCCGGGTGGCGCGCGAAGCTTTGCAGGAAGTCGGAGCATGA
- a CDS encoding ATP-binding protein, producing MSVVIDDALDAITLNGDPDDLKLVLRNLNENALEHLASAGRITWYALPDRNGVAISDEGPGVDDDELPRIIERFYRGRNRSASGTGLGLTIATMAAARLGAVLSFRNRSDRQGLIAELQWRTTSR from the coding sequence GTGTCGGTCGTGATCGATGATGCTCTCGACGCCATAACCCTGAACGGTGATCCCGACGATCTCAAACTCGTGCTTCGCAACCTGAATGAAAACGCGCTCGAGCATTTGGCGAGTGCGGGGCGCATTACGTGGTACGCGCTGCCTGACCGAAATGGCGTGGCGATCTCCGATGAGGGGCCAGGCGTGGATGACGATGAGCTGCCACGCATCATCGAGCGGTTCTATCGAGGGCGCAACAGAAGCGCTTCCGGCACCGGGCTTGGCCTTACGATCGCAACAATGGCGGCGGCGCGACTGGGAGCGGTCCTCAGTTTCCGGAATCGATCCGACCGGCAGGGGCTGATAGCCGAGTTACAATGGCGCACGACTTCCCGCTGA
- a CDS encoding GMC family oxidoreductase, with translation MTVEVLADRGARARRDEEVDVVIVGAGPSGSVAALHLARAGISVVVLEQGEWPDYADYTGARPEHELVSTKLWHPNPNVRDNPNDYPVDTSTTDINPLMFAGVGGSATLYGAQWMHFLPSDFRVRSMDGVAEDWPFSYEDLLPYQLEIEREVGVSGLAGDPAYPPRGAYPFPALPIGSVGLRGALGMEKMGWHWWPGSNAIPSETFGELNPCVRRGTCLTGCPEGAKSTTDRSHWPLALKAGARLVTRARVKEVETNEQGLATGVVYIDANGRERRQRAKVVILCANGVGTPRLLLMSGGSRNPDGLANSSGMVGKRLMMHPFASVLASYADPLDSWRGPFGQQVYSLEFYETDESRGFVRGSKWNCMPSGGPVGVSGATGSKVYVAESGRFQDFWGANLHENVARRFGHSLIWGIVGEDLPEESNQVILSKDLTDSDGLPAPQIVYKVNENSNRLLKFNIDRCLESVRAAGAIETLVSTPVRESGWHLIGTTVMGDDPKRSVVDQWGACHDVPNLYVMDASTFPTSGATNPTATIMAVALRNTRRMIAERRNQKVA, from the coding sequence ATGACCGTTGAAGTTCTGGCGGATCGCGGTGCACGGGCAAGGCGCGACGAGGAAGTGGATGTCGTGATCGTCGGGGCCGGTCCATCCGGCTCGGTCGCCGCGCTTCATCTGGCGCGTGCCGGCATTTCCGTTGTCGTGCTCGAACAGGGCGAATGGCCTGATTATGCCGACTATACCGGCGCGCGTCCGGAGCACGAGCTTGTCAGCACCAAGCTCTGGCATCCCAATCCCAACGTCCGTGACAATCCCAACGACTATCCCGTCGACACGTCGACGACGGACATCAACCCGCTGATGTTCGCCGGCGTCGGTGGCAGCGCGACGCTTTATGGCGCGCAATGGATGCATTTCCTGCCGTCGGACTTCCGCGTGCGGTCGATGGACGGCGTGGCCGAGGACTGGCCGTTCAGCTATGAAGACCTGCTGCCCTACCAGCTCGAGATCGAGCGCGAGGTGGGCGTTTCCGGTCTCGCCGGCGATCCGGCCTATCCGCCCCGCGGTGCCTATCCCTTCCCGGCGCTGCCCATCGGCTCCGTCGGTCTGCGCGGTGCGCTGGGCATGGAAAAGATGGGCTGGCACTGGTGGCCCGGCAGCAATGCCATCCCGTCGGAGACGTTCGGCGAACTCAATCCGTGCGTGCGCCGCGGAACCTGTCTTACCGGGTGCCCGGAGGGCGCGAAATCCACGACCGACCGGTCGCATTGGCCGCTGGCATTGAAAGCCGGCGCGCGGCTGGTCACCCGTGCGCGGGTCAAGGAAGTCGAGACCAATGAGCAAGGGCTGGCGACCGGTGTCGTCTATATCGACGCGAACGGCCGGGAGCGGCGCCAGCGCGCCAAGGTGGTCATCCTGTGCGCCAATGGCGTCGGCACGCCGCGACTGCTGCTGATGTCGGGAGGATCCAGGAATCCGGACGGCCTTGCCAACTCATCGGGCATGGTCGGCAAAAGGCTGATGATGCATCCCTTCGCCAGCGTACTCGCCTCTTACGCGGATCCGCTCGATTCCTGGCGCGGCCCCTTTGGCCAGCAGGTCTATTCGCTCGAGTTCTACGAGACCGACGAAAGCCGCGGTTTCGTGCGCGGTTCGAAATGGAACTGCATGCCCTCGGGCGGACCGGTTGGCGTATCCGGGGCAACCGGATCCAAGGTCTATGTCGCCGAGAGCGGCCGGTTCCAGGATTTCTGGGGCGCCAACCTGCACGAGAATGTGGCGCGCCGCTTCGGCCACTCGCTGATCTGGGGCATTGTCGGCGAGGATCTTCCGGAAGAGAGCAACCAGGTGATCCTGTCCAAGGATCTGACGGACTCCGACGGGCTGCCCGCGCCGCAGATCGTCTACAAGGTCAACGAGAACTCCAACCGGCTGTTGAAGTTCAACATCGATCGCTGCCTGGAATCGGTGCGCGCCGCCGGTGCCATCGAGACGCTGGTTTCGACACCGGTGCGTGAATCGGGCTGGCATCTCATCGGAACCACCGTGATGGGCGACGATCCGAAGCGCTCGGTCGTCGACCAATGGGGCGCCTGCCACGACGTCCCGAACCTCTACGTCATGGACGCGTCGACCTTCCCGACATCAGGCGCCACCAACCCGACGGCGACCATCATGGCGGTAGCGCTGCGCAACACGCGCCGCATGATCGCCGAGCGCCGCAACCAGAAGGTGGCCTGA
- a CDS encoding aldehyde dehydrogenase — protein sequence MTTRPPLATEKLSMLIGGRSAAAQSGDFFESFDPFTGKAWALVPRAGVADVDAAVQAAAAAFRGEWRTMTPSARGQIMTRFADLVADEAENLAVLETRDNGKLINEMRMQCKYIPQWFRFFGGLADKIEGRVIPIDKPGVFNYTRREPLGVVAAITPWNSPLMLATWKLAPALAAGNTIVWKPSEFSSVSALFFGRLFEKAGFPKGVVNIVTGFGHEIGDRLVTHPDVAKVAFTGGDATGRRVYQAAAGGLKKVTLELGGKSANIVFADAKMEAAIPGLVSGIFAATGQTCIAGSRALVQRSVYDQVTEKLVAFAKTARIGDPLDPETQVGPITTLPQRAKVLDYIGIANGEGAAQLLGGKIPEDTSIADGWFVEPTIFGNVKQSMRIAQEEVFGPVLSVIPFEDEDEAVAIANDTIYGLAAGMWTQDLGRAIRLPERLEAGSVWVNMYRATSYLSPFGGYKQSGIGRENGQTAIYEYLQEKSIWIDAGNSIPAPFVQR from the coding sequence ATGACAACCCGTCCGCCGCTCGCCACGGAAAAGCTCTCCATGCTGATCGGCGGCCGCTCGGCCGCCGCGCAGTCGGGGGATTTTTTCGAATCCTTCGATCCCTTCACCGGCAAAGCCTGGGCGCTGGTTCCGCGCGCCGGAGTCGCCGATGTGGATGCGGCCGTTCAGGCAGCCGCGGCCGCCTTCCGCGGCGAATGGCGGACGATGACCCCAAGCGCACGTGGGCAGATCATGACGCGCTTTGCCGACCTCGTGGCCGACGAGGCCGAAAACCTGGCCGTTCTCGAAACCCGCGACAACGGCAAGTTGATCAATGAAATGCGGATGCAGTGCAAATACATCCCGCAATGGTTCCGCTTCTTTGGCGGCCTCGCCGACAAGATCGAGGGGCGCGTCATCCCGATCGACAAGCCGGGCGTGTTCAACTACACGCGCCGCGAGCCGCTCGGGGTTGTGGCCGCGATCACGCCATGGAACTCGCCGCTGATGCTGGCGACATGGAAGCTTGCTCCAGCGCTCGCCGCCGGCAACACGATCGTCTGGAAGCCGTCGGAATTCTCCTCGGTGTCGGCATTGTTCTTCGGCCGGCTTTTCGAGAAGGCGGGCTTTCCCAAGGGCGTCGTCAACATCGTCACCGGATTCGGGCACGAGATCGGCGACCGGCTGGTCACACATCCCGATGTCGCCAAAGTGGCCTTCACCGGCGGCGACGCAACCGGCCGCCGCGTCTATCAGGCCGCCGCCGGCGGGCTCAAGAAGGTTACGCTCGAACTCGGCGGCAAATCCGCCAACATCGTCTTTGCCGACGCCAAGATGGAGGCCGCCATTCCCGGGCTCGTTTCGGGCATCTTCGCCGCGACCGGGCAGACCTGCATCGCCGGATCGCGCGCGCTCGTGCAGCGCTCGGTCTATGACCAGGTGACGGAGAAGCTGGTCGCTTTCGCAAAGACCGCGAGGATCGGCGATCCGCTCGATCCCGAGACCCAGGTGGGGCCGATCACCACCTTGCCGCAACGCGCGAAAGTGCTCGATTACATCGGCATCGCCAATGGCGAGGGCGCTGCGCAATTGCTCGGCGGCAAGATACCCGAGGACACATCGATTGCCGACGGCTGGTTCGTCGAGCCGACGATCTTCGGCAACGTGAAGCAGTCCATGCGCATCGCCCAGGAGGAGGTCTTCGGACCGGTGCTGTCGGTCATTCCCTTCGAGGACGAGGACGAGGCGGTGGCTATCGCCAACGACACCATCTACGGGCTTGCGGCCGGGATGTGGACGCAGGACCTCGGTCGGGCGATACGCCTGCCCGAGCGGCTCGAGGCCGGCAGCGTCTGGGTCAACATGTACCGCGCCACCAGCTATCTCTCGCCTTTCGGCGGCTACAAGCAGTCGGGCATCGGCCGCGAGAACGGCCAGACCGCTATCTACGAATATCTTCAGGAAAAAAGCATCTGGATCGATGCCGGGAACTCCATTCCCGCGCCGTTCGTCCAGCGCTGA
- a CDS encoding LysR family transcriptional regulator — protein sequence MDTKQLQVFIAVGAAGSFSKAALDLSVTQPMVTRHIRGLEEELGVELFYRNGRGVVLTEAGVLLKAHADEIVERMRLAQNAVSNLKSSPKGRLVLAVPPSVGTVLTVPLVKKIKNEFPNVALQVIEGFSGHILEWLIAGRIDAAVLYNSPNHPSVLTEPLADDELFLIGPVLSERVLPRAPVGLNIFAELPMILPSRPHGLRRLIDNTLAEHGIYPRVEMELEAMPSTLLLVEEGTGYTVLPYASVHLLVEAGRIEVWPFDPPITRQLILATSSQRPMSSNFRPLFRAVRTELRDIISTHIWKPTTYPE from the coding sequence TTGGACACGAAGCAGCTACAGGTATTCATCGCCGTCGGTGCGGCTGGCAGCTTCTCGAAGGCCGCACTCGACCTCAGCGTCACCCAGCCGATGGTCACGCGCCATATTCGCGGGCTTGAGGAGGAACTCGGCGTCGAGCTGTTCTATCGCAACGGCCGCGGTGTCGTGCTGACCGAGGCGGGCGTGCTCCTGAAGGCCCATGCCGACGAGATCGTCGAGCGGATGCGGCTGGCGCAGAATGCGGTCTCGAACCTCAAATCCTCGCCGAAGGGGAGGTTGGTGCTGGCCGTGCCGCCTTCAGTCGGCACCGTGCTGACGGTGCCGCTGGTCAAGAAGATCAAGAACGAGTTTCCCAATGTCGCGCTGCAGGTGATCGAAGGTTTCAGCGGCCATATCCTGGAATGGCTGATTGCCGGTCGCATCGATGCCGCCGTGCTCTACAATTCGCCGAACCATCCGTCCGTGTTGACCGAACCCCTGGCCGATGACGAGCTTTTTCTGATCGGACCGGTCTTGTCAGAGCGCGTGCTGCCGCGCGCGCCGGTCGGCCTCAACATCTTCGCCGAGCTGCCGATGATCCTGCCCAGCCGCCCGCACGGGCTGCGGCGGCTTATCGACAACACCCTGGCGGAGCATGGCATCTATCCGCGTGTCGAGATGGAGCTGGAGGCAATGCCTTCAACCCTGCTTCTGGTCGAGGAGGGCACAGGCTATACGGTTCTGCCCTATGCTTCCGTCCATCTCCTTGTCGAGGCTGGCCGCATCGAGGTCTGGCCATTCGACCCGCCGATTACCCGACAGCTGATCCTCGCGACCTCGTCGCAGCGACCTATGTCGTCGAATTTTCGCCCGCTCTTCCGTGCGGTGCGCACGGAACTGAGGGACATCATTTCCACCCACATCTGGAAACCGACAACTTATCCAGAATGA